A stretch of ANME-2 cluster archaeon DNA encodes these proteins:
- a CDS encoding 50S ribosomal protein L21e has product MSKSHGERRKTRYKLKKSVRERGLSPVSRAIQEFEVGQSVHIKLDPSVHRGMSNPKFHGRTGKVLGQRGRAYIVAVSDGNATKQVILFPQHLSPQV; this is encoded by the coding sequence TTGTCAAAATCACACGGCGAGAGAAGGAAGACCAGGTACAAATTGAAGAAAAGCGTGCGGGAAAGAGGGCTTAGTCCCGTATCACGTGCCATCCAGGAATTTGAAGTTGGACAATCGGTCCATATAAAACTGGACCCCAGTGTTCACAGAGGTATGTCAAATCCAAAATTCCATGGCAGGACCGGTAAAGTACTCGGACAGAGAGGCCGTGCTTACATTGTAGCGGTCAGTGATGGGAACGCCACAAAACAGGTTATTCTGTTTCCGCAGCATCTGAGCCCCCAGGTATGA
- a CDS encoding DUF1699 family protein — protein sequence MEVLFRVVASEKDVEEVTSKDDNIHFCFRPSEKDIFNVIRKNPRIKMIQLPVSYYNTLSNTTKKILSMNNIEIIVGNVWGHRTDIDKYKVVEI from the coding sequence ATGGAAGTATTATTTCGTGTAGTAGCTTCTGAAAAAGATGTGGAAGAGGTAACATCCAAGGATGATAATATCCATTTCTGTTTCAGACCCTCAGAAAAGGATATATTCAATGTAATCCGCAAAAATCCGAGAATAAAAATGATCCAGCTTCCGGTATCTTATTACAATACTCTGTCCAATACCACGAAAAAAATACTCTCTATGAATAATATAGAGATAATTGTGGGAAATGTCTGGGGACACAGGACTGATATTGACAAGTATAAGGTAGTAGAGATTTAA
- a CDS encoding M67 family metallopeptidase yields MTDVQFRNDHFRLLDDELALHAPHEACGILIGRKEQSSIIVEIVVPIKNSRPSDRSFELDPREHYDAWNRAEEEGMEIVGVYHTHPHSKASPSAWDRESMENYQTLWVIVGIDGIHGFEWDGGIKPVEVIEIS; encoded by the coding sequence ATGACTGACGTGCAGTTCAGGAACGACCATTTCAGGCTGCTTGATGATGAATTGGCCCTCCATGCCCCTCATGAGGCGTGTGGTATACTGATTGGCAGGAAAGAACAAAGCAGTATCATAGTCGAGATTGTTGTGCCAATTAAGAACTCCAGACCCTCGGACAGGAGTTTTGAACTGGATCCCAGGGAACATTATGACGCCTGGAACCGGGCAGAGGAGGAGGGGATGGAAATTGTCGGGGTGTACCACACCCACCCTCATTCAAAAGCAAGTCCTTCAGCCTGGGACAGGGAAAGTATGGAGAATTACCAGACCCTCTGGGTCATTGTCGGTATTGACGGGATACATGGATTTGAATGGGACGGCGGTATTAAACCGGTTGAGGTAATTGAAATAAGCTGA
- a CDS encoding ribonuclease H-like domain-containing protein, with translation MLTNSYIHIPRIGASTEKKIWSSGIRSWDEFCENHHRTGMSRPKIDQLLEGIEESRQRLEVSDHIYFANTLPSKEHWRGYRHFKKDTLFLDIETTGLSMDRDEITMIGVYGGGESRVYINGIDLDEFPQVLEGCKTIVTFNGARFDLPFISRYFPEICFDQLHIDLMYPLRRIGLSGGLKHIETLLGLARSTETTGLTGFDAVRLWHRYRRGDQGALDTLIKYNLEDISHLETIIDLTYEQMMQNAYEQDQADK, from the coding sequence GTGCTAACCAATAGTTATATTCACATTCCCCGCATCGGCGCTTCCACCGAGAAAAAGATATGGAGCAGTGGGATACGTTCATGGGATGAATTTTGCGAAAACCACCATCGAACAGGCATGTCAAGACCAAAGATAGACCAGTTGCTTGAAGGTATTGAAGAATCCAGGCAGCGGCTTGAAGTTTCTGACCATATCTATTTTGCCAATACCCTGCCATCAAAGGAACACTGGCGGGGATACCGGCATTTCAAGAAAGATACATTATTCCTGGATATTGAAACTACCGGGCTGTCCATGGACCGTGATGAAATTACCATGATCGGGGTGTACGGTGGTGGCGAGAGCCGGGTATATATAAACGGAATCGACCTGGATGAGTTTCCGCAGGTACTTGAAGGCTGCAAGACCATTGTTACGTTCAATGGCGCACGGTTCGACCTGCCATTCATCTCCCGGTATTTTCCGGAAATATGCTTTGACCAGTTGCACATTGACCTTATGTACCCTTTGCGCAGGATAGGTTTGTCAGGGGGCCTCAAGCACATTGAGACCCTGCTGGGCCTTGCAAGAAGCACCGAGACAACAGGTCTTACAGGATTTGATGCCGTACGATTGTGGCACCGGTACAGGCGGGGTGACCAGGGCGCACTGGACACCCTGATAAAGTACAATCTGGAAGATATTTCTCATCTCGAGACAATAATTGACCTGACGTATGAACAGATGATGCAAAATGCGTATGAGCAAGACCAGGCGGATAAATAG
- the serA gene encoding phosphoglycerate dehydrogenase: MKVLISDSLSDKGIEILKKEVEVDIKTGMSPDELKSCIGEYDALVVRSQTQVTADVIEAAANLKIIGRAGVGVDNIDVEAATQHGIIVVNAPEGNMISAAEHTIAMMMSLSRNIPQANQSLKSGKWDRKSFTGVEVRGKTLGVVGLGRIGAEVAKRAQGMEMKILAFDPFISEERAGELGVTLTTVDDIVQNSDYITVHTPLTKDTKNLIDKKQLDKAKPGLRVINCARGGIINEEALAEAVASGKVAGAAIDVFVNEPPLGSPLLEQDKIIVTPHLGASTEEAQVNVAVDVAEQIINYSKGLPVQNAINMPYVKQEVMKVLQPYLPLAEKIGRLAAQLMENKYERIELSYSGEIADRNTGPLTVAALKGVLEFAMGSSVNYINAPVIARERKIKVVESKSKTSESYSNLVVLRLTNNGTVKTVAGTMVGTNPRIVQINEYSIDVLPSGHMVVALHEDHPNIIGPCCIVLGKHDINIAGMQVGRIKAGGTAIMVLNVDSEVNENILDEIRGVKGIIDAKMVYL; this comes from the coding sequence ATGAAAGTTCTGATTAGTGATTCCCTTTCTGACAAGGGTATTGAAATATTGAAAAAGGAAGTTGAAGTTGATATTAAGACAGGAATGAGCCCTGATGAACTGAAAAGCTGTATCGGCGAGTATGATGCCCTGGTTGTCAGGAGCCAGACCCAGGTGACAGCTGACGTGATCGAGGCGGCTGCGAACCTGAAGATAATCGGGCGTGCCGGTGTGGGTGTAGATAATATTGATGTTGAAGCCGCCACCCAGCATGGTATTATTGTGGTAAATGCTCCCGAAGGTAACATGATATCGGCTGCCGAGCATACCATTGCCATGATGATGTCACTTTCACGGAACATCCCGCAGGCAAACCAATCCCTCAAATCAGGCAAATGGGACCGCAAGTCATTCACCGGTGTTGAGGTAAGGGGCAAGACACTGGGAGTCGTTGGATTGGGGCGGATAGGTGCTGAGGTAGCCAAACGAGCCCAGGGTATGGAAATGAAGATACTGGCTTTCGACCCGTTCATCAGCGAGGAACGGGCAGGGGAACTGGGTGTTACGCTTACCACGGTAGATGATATTGTACAAAATTCAGACTATATCACTGTACACACGCCACTTACCAAAGATACAAAGAACCTCATCGACAAGAAACAGTTAGATAAGGCTAAACCCGGCCTCCGTGTCATAAACTGTGCCCGTGGCGGTATCATCAACGAGGAAGCTCTGGCCGAGGCCGTTGCCAGCGGTAAGGTCGCAGGTGCTGCAATTGATGTATTTGTCAACGAACCTCCTCTCGGGTCACCTCTGCTTGAGCAGGACAAGATCATAGTCACGCCGCATCTGGGCGCTTCCACCGAGGAGGCACAGGTTAACGTAGCAGTGGATGTGGCAGAGCAGATCATAAATTATAGTAAAGGGCTCCCTGTCCAGAACGCTATCAATATGCCATATGTGAAACAGGAGGTAATGAAAGTCCTTCAGCCATACCTGCCACTGGCAGAGAAGATCGGAAGACTGGCTGCGCAGTTGATGGAAAATAAATACGAGCGCATCGAGCTATCATATAGCGGCGAGATCGCTGACAGGAATACCGGGCCTTTGACCGTAGCTGCCCTGAAGGGAGTGCTTGAATTTGCCATGGGGTCATCAGTGAATTATATTAACGCGCCGGTAATTGCCAGGGAGCGTAAGATCAAAGTTGTGGAGTCAAAGTCCAAAACATCTGAGAGTTATTCCAACCTGGTGGTGCTTCGTCTTACCAACAACGGTACTGTGAAGACGGTAGCGGGAACTATGGTTGGCACGAATCCCAGGATAGTGCAGATAAACGAATACAGTATAGATGTGTTGCCCTCTGGACACATGGTGGTAGCTTTGCATGAGGACCACCCTAATATTATCGGCCCGTGCTGTATTGTGTTGGGTAAGCATGACATCAACATTGCGGGTATGCAGGTTGGGCGCATCAAGGCAGGCGGTACGGCTATTATGGTGCTCAATGTAGATTCTGAGGTCAATGAGAATATCCTGGATGAGATCCGTGGTGTAAAAGGTATAATTGATGCGAAGATGGTATACCTTTAA
- a CDS encoding tRNA pseudouridine(54/55) synthase Pus10, which yields MTNHIFETASNILSEGPICDHCMGRMFAKLSTGLSNDQRGAAIKLSLAMEADRIRNETSDDSMLQLLSHSSVNARKSLKEEGTSGKCWVCNSLFEQLDIWADRVVDALEGYEFDTFLIGTRPSGLLIENEEILWAASGTAWPEPLKTEMNREVGRRVEEKLGKKADLKTPHITALLDIDREDVELEIRSQYIYGRYRKLIRGIPQTRWPCRECHGRGCERCNFTGAMYPESVDELIKPEVIKATESVDTVFHGAGREDIDALMLGRGRPFIVEAEEPLRRHIDLTRLQHRINRHAAGKVEVEGLKFVSHRAVEAIKQAKADKVYRLRVTFKVQVSEEKLISAIDVLARTPINQRTPTRVSHRRADLERVRAIHNIELEQISPDGRIATIVVSCQGGLYVKELVSGDDGRTVPSLARNLDVEATVTELDVIKVEETFI from the coding sequence ATGACAAATCATATCTTTGAAACTGCATCCAATATCCTGTCCGAGGGCCCCATCTGCGACCACTGCATGGGCAGGATGTTCGCAAAGCTCTCCACAGGATTGTCCAACGACCAGCGAGGAGCTGCTATTAAACTCTCACTTGCAATGGAAGCGGACCGAATACGCAACGAGACCTCAGACGATTCAATGTTACAATTACTATCACATAGCAGTGTCAATGCCAGGAAAAGCCTGAAAGAAGAAGGTACATCCGGAAAATGCTGGGTATGCAACAGCCTGTTCGAACAACTTGATATCTGGGCTGACCGGGTGGTCGATGCCCTTGAGGGTTATGAATTTGATACATTCCTTATCGGCACCCGCCCGTCGGGTCTGCTTATCGAGAACGAAGAGATACTCTGGGCCGCCTCGGGAACCGCCTGGCCAGAACCCTTAAAGACCGAAATGAACCGTGAAGTAGGTCGGCGGGTGGAAGAAAAACTGGGCAAAAAAGCTGACCTCAAAACTCCCCACATCACAGCATTGCTGGACATAGACCGCGAGGATGTTGAACTTGAAATACGCTCACAGTATATTTATGGTCGTTACCGCAAATTGATACGTGGCATCCCACAGACACGCTGGCCATGCCGTGAATGCCACGGCAGGGGGTGTGAGCGCTGTAATTTCACTGGAGCCATGTACCCCGAATCAGTAGATGAACTCATCAAACCCGAAGTGATAAAAGCTACCGAGTCTGTAGATACCGTATTCCACGGCGCGGGCCGGGAAGATATAGATGCCCTGATGCTGGGAAGGGGCAGGCCTTTTATTGTAGAAGCTGAGGAACCACTCCGCCGCCACATTGACCTGACAAGGCTACAGCATAGGATCAACCGCCATGCAGCAGGTAAAGTTGAAGTCGAAGGACTCAAATTTGTATCCCACCGGGCAGTTGAAGCCATCAAACAGGCAAAAGCAGATAAAGTTTATAGATTAAGAGTTACATTTAAAGTGCAGGTATCAGAAGAAAAGCTTATATCAGCTATTGACGTACTTGCCCGAACTCCCATAAACCAGCGAACACCCACAAGAGTATCTCACCGCAGGGCTGATCTTGAACGGGTGCGTGCGATACACAATATAGAACTGGAACAAATATCTCCCGACGGCCGAATAGCCACCATAGTGGTGAGCTGCCAGGGAGGACTATACGTAAAAGAACTGGTATCCGGGGACGACGGACGTACAGTACCCAGCCTTGCCCGGAATCTGGATGTCGAGGCAACCGTTACCGAACTGGACGTAATAAAAGTAGAAGAAACATTCATTTAA
- a CDS encoding 16S ribosomal RNA methyltransferase A, translating into MKPRLGQHFLVDHHILERIIRYADLKASDTVLEIGGGNGILTKKLAEYAGNVITIELDRVLADGLSFMCRNSNVSVIHGDALKVKLPYFNKIVSNLPYQISSEITFRLLDAGFEYAILMYQLEFAKRMVAAPGTPDYSRLSVTAQYHTKIEMLESVPPSAFKPQPRVKSAILKLTPREAPYHVNDLDFFNQLLRVVFGQRRKMLKNSITSALPVLGIPPDNISRLDEAILQRRPESLSPHELAQISNIIRDEI; encoded by the coding sequence ATGAAGCCCAGGCTTGGACAACATTTTTTAGTTGACCACCACATACTTGAGAGGATAATCCGCTACGCAGACCTGAAAGCTTCTGATACCGTTCTGGAAATCGGAGGTGGTAACGGCATTCTAACAAAGAAACTGGCTGAATATGCCGGGAATGTAATCACTATAGAGCTGGACCGCGTCCTCGCTGATGGACTGTCATTCATGTGCAGAAATTCCAATGTATCCGTGATACATGGAGATGCACTGAAGGTCAAGCTGCCATATTTTAATAAAATTGTTTCAAACTTACCCTACCAGATATCTTCAGAGATTACTTTCAGGCTTCTTGATGCCGGATTTGAATATGCCATTCTTATGTACCAGCTGGAGTTTGCAAAACGCATGGTTGCTGCCCCAGGAACTCCGGACTACAGCAGACTTTCAGTGACGGCACAGTACCATACCAAAATAGAAATGCTGGAAAGTGTGCCCCCTTCAGCCTTTAAACCTCAACCCAGGGTTAAATCTGCCATATTGAAGCTCACACCCAGGGAAGCACCATATCATGTCAATGACCTGGATTTCTTTAACCAATTATTAAGGGTAGTATTCGGACAACGCAGGAAAATGTTGAAGAATTCCATCACTTCTGCGTTACCCGTATTGGGCATTCCCCCTGACAACATATCACGACTGGATGAAGCAATACTACAACGCCGACCTGAATCCCTTTCACCGCACGAACTCGCGCAAATCTCCAACATCATCAGGGATGAAATATGA
- a CDS encoding CBS domain-containing protein — MLIKEIMTTNVIICSPDDMVKHAALLLREHKISGIPVVKDGRVVGMVTGSDILKLLQVPEKSSQLWLPSPFEVIEVPLRELISWEEAKRSLEDVGSRRLSDVMSSPVVTADVSDSLETVASRMVKHNINRMPVLDKGKLVGIVTRQDIISGMALSA, encoded by the coding sequence ATGCTGATAAAAGAGATAATGACAACAAATGTAATAATATGCAGCCCGGATGACATGGTCAAACATGCTGCGCTACTGCTTCGGGAACATAAGATAAGTGGTATCCCTGTGGTAAAAGATGGCAGGGTAGTGGGTATGGTCACTGGAAGCGATATACTGAAGCTACTTCAGGTACCTGAAAAATCCAGCCAGTTATGGCTGCCAAGTCCTTTTGAAGTTATCGAGGTGCCCCTGCGGGAACTCATCAGCTGGGAAGAAGCAAAACGTTCCCTTGAGGATGTCGGTTCCAGGAGATTGTCCGATGTGATGAGCAGTCCGGTCGTGACTGCAGATGTTTCCGATAGTCTTGAAACAGTGGCATCCAGGATGGTCAAACATAACATCAACCGGATGCCAGTACTGGACAAGGGCAAACTTGTAGGTATCGTAACACGCCAGGATATAATCTCTGGTATGGCACTGTCTGCCTGA
- the argJ gene encoding bifunctional ornithine acetyltransferase/N-acetylglutamate synthase — MNEIEGGICAVKGVSAWGVKQGKYGLALISAKGNAAGVFTRNRIIAAPLIVTRQHLEDGKLSAVIVNSGNANAFTGLDGIKDARSMAALAAEKLGIDEKSVGVASTGIIGHRLDMDIILSQLNQVEKGLTNSYEGSEQSARAIMTTDTFRKEVAVELSDGIHIGGIAKGSGMIEPNMGTMLAFIYTDAIMDPATLKKCLQSAVDKSFNMVVVDGDTSTNDMTLITATGQSGTPDPDKFQAGLDNVCITLARMIARDGEGATRLIESRVKGAASHSDAVRAAKAIVRSPLVKSAIFGCDPNWGRVVAAVGYSGAQVEPDLISLAFAGQNISVELVHGGKVMEVISGILKEIMNSEEVIINVDLGLGSESAKAWGCDLSYDYVRINAEYTT; from the coding sequence ATGAACGAGATAGAAGGCGGAATCTGTGCTGTTAAGGGTGTCAGTGCCTGGGGTGTAAAGCAGGGCAAGTACGGTCTTGCCTTGATCAGTGCTAAGGGCAATGCAGCAGGGGTATTCACCCGAAACCGCATTATTGCCGCGCCTCTTATTGTGACAAGGCAGCATCTTGAAGATGGCAAGCTGTCTGCTGTTATTGTGAACAGCGGTAATGCCAATGCTTTCACAGGTTTGGACGGTATTAAGGATGCCAGGTCAATGGCTGCACTGGCTGCTGAGAAACTGGGTATTGATGAAAAGAGTGTAGGTGTTGCGTCCACAGGTATTATTGGCCACAGGCTTGATATGGACATTATACTTTCCCAGTTGAACCAGGTTGAAAAAGGCCTGACCAATAGTTATGAGGGTAGTGAGCAATCTGCAAGGGCCATCATGACCACTGACACTTTCAGAAAAGAAGTGGCTGTGGAGCTTTCCGACGGTATACATATCGGGGGCATTGCCAAAGGGAGTGGCATGATTGAACCGAATATGGGTACCATGCTGGCGTTTATTTATACTGATGCTATTATGGATCCGGCAACATTAAAGAAGTGTCTGCAATCTGCTGTGGATAAAAGTTTCAATATGGTGGTGGTGGATGGCGATACCAGCACCAATGACATGACATTGATAACTGCTACCGGACAGTCGGGTACACCTGACCCTGACAAGTTCCAGGCCGGACTTGATAACGTATGTATAACTCTTGCCAGGATGATAGCGAGGGACGGTGAAGGTGCTACCAGGCTCATCGAATCCAGGGTAAAGGGGGCTGCCAGTCATAGTGATGCGGTACGGGCTGCAAAGGCCATTGTTCGTTCACCCCTGGTGAAATCGGCGATATTCGGATGTGACCCAAATTGGGGCCGGGTGGTGGCAGCAGTAGGATATTCAGGTGCACAGGTGGAACCTGACCTTATCAGCCTGGCATTTGCAGGCCAGAACATTTCGGTTGAGCTGGTACACGGGGGTAAGGTCATGGAAGTGATATCCGGGATTCTTAAGGAGATCATGAATTCCGAAGAAGTAATAATTAATGTTGACCTGGGGTTAGGAAGTGAGAGTGCTAAGGCCTGGGGATGTGACCTGTCCTACGATTATGTGCGTATCAATGCCGAATACACTACATGA
- a CDS encoding DUF655 domain-containing protein has translation MVLEKKPRSEDWAFVLDYLPYGSSEDSRPLHQKKPLVQAVGESHFVLMELMPKEGVVPESQDKVYIGDGDRDIIDHVKRRITYNELTHGAQLELPYILEKVIAENEPKYVRFFSDAYPITNRLHMLELLPGIGKKLMWGIIDERKKGEFHSFKELTERVKGLHTPEKLIVHRIIDELKDENVKYRLFTTPPKPRTHSR, from the coding sequence ATGGTATTGGAAAAAAAACCTCGAAGTGAAGATTGGGCATTTGTATTGGATTATTTACCCTATGGAAGCTCGGAGGATTCCAGGCCATTGCACCAGAAAAAACCACTGGTACAGGCAGTGGGTGAATCACATTTTGTGCTGATGGAACTGATGCCAAAAGAAGGAGTTGTACCTGAATCTCAGGACAAGGTCTATATTGGTGATGGTGACCGGGATATTATCGACCATGTCAAGCGCAGAATTACCTACAATGAACTTACCCACGGAGCACAACTTGAACTCCCATATATCCTTGAAAAAGTTATAGCCGAAAACGAACCAAAATATGTCCGTTTCTTCAGTGATGCCTACCCCATAACAAACCGGCTTCACATGCTGGAACTTCTTCCCGGTATAGGTAAGAAACTTATGTGGGGCATTATAGATGAGCGGAAAAAAGGAGAATTCCATAGTTTCAAGGAACTCACAGAAAGGGTCAAGGGCCTGCATACTCCCGAAAAGTTGATAGTTCACAGGATCATTGATGAATTAAAGGACGAGAATGTAAAGTACCGCCTTTTCACAACCCCTCCGAAGCCTCGCACTCATAGCCGATGA
- a CDS encoding RNA polymerase Rpb4 family protein translates to MIVKQVFNEEMLTIAEAKEILVDIRETRTEQELELGYELRRAINHAEKSSKTDGASSRKLVEELLKLEKMKPDIAFRLADIMPTSFDEIRSIYAKERFTLSETELTQILDAVTAAY, encoded by the coding sequence ATGATAGTCAAACAGGTATTTAATGAAGAAATGTTGACCATTGCAGAAGCAAAGGAAATTCTGGTAGATATCAGGGAGACCCGTACCGAACAGGAACTAGAACTGGGATATGAGCTCAGAAGAGCCATTAACCATGCCGAAAAATCCTCTAAGACGGACGGAGCAAGTTCCAGGAAATTAGTAGAAGAACTGCTCAAACTGGAGAAAATGAAACCGGATATTGCATTCCGTCTTGCTGATATAATGCCGACTTCCTTTGACGAGATACGGTCAATATACGCAAAGGAAAGATTTACGCTATCTGAAACAGAACTTACGCAGATTTTGGATGCTGTTACTGCTGCATACTAA
- a CDS encoding methyltransferase — protein MTSINYRNKTIQVLPNVYEPAEDSFLLVDALLEIIEGKNRLLEVGCGSGIVSVFAKDHSPKVLATDINPHAVHCARLNGIEVVRTDLFAGIKGTFDIVVFNPPYLPTSEDEHVGGWDDLMLNGGPDGRETVRRFVADVGAHLNPNGQVLLLISSLTGIKEVCDLMHGEGISVKKVAESRHFFEKLVVLKGLKVPEKQV, from the coding sequence ATGACATCCATCAACTACCGCAACAAAACCATACAGGTACTGCCAAATGTCTATGAACCGGCCGAAGACAGTTTCCTGCTGGTCGATGCCCTGCTCGAAATTATCGAAGGCAAGAACCGTTTGCTTGAAGTAGGTTGCGGCAGCGGTATTGTTTCAGTATTTGCCAAAGACCACAGTCCGAAAGTGTTGGCCACTGACATCAACCCGCATGCAGTACACTGTGCCCGACTCAATGGGATAGAAGTTGTAAGGACAGACCTGTTTGCAGGTATAAAAGGCACTTTTGACATAGTGGTTTTTAATCCCCCTTACTTGCCCACCTCAGAAGATGAGCATGTAGGGGGCTGGGATGACCTTATGCTAAATGGCGGCCCTGATGGCAGGGAAACGGTCAGGCGGTTTGTAGCAGACGTGGGTGCACATCTTAACCCGAACGGACAGGTATTATTGTTAATATCCTCGCTTACAGGTATAAAAGAAGTATGCGACCTGATGCACGGTGAAGGCATCTCAGTAAAAAAAGTCGCAGAATCCAGGCATTTTTTTGAAAAACTGGTAGTACTAAAAGGCCTTAAAGTTCCTGAAAAACAAGTATAG
- a CDS encoding phosphopantothenate/pantothenate synthetase, with product MTDIPQDHPRYLSLMTRHRIVSGVDKGITSQEGLIAQGRGEAFDYLIGEETLPFARAAEYAASAMILLAGRRIISVNGNAAALVPAELVRLSELTGSPLEVNLFYRTEERVLKIIKHLQAHGAGQVLGANPDASIPGLASQRSKVCHDGIYSADVVFVPLEDGDRCEALVRMGKQVIAVDLNPLSRTAQQATISIVDNVVRAVPNMIEMVRELKDMDTWYLQDIVRYFNNKKGLADAMDSISRHLSGMQ from the coding sequence ATGACCGATATTCCGCAAGACCATCCCAGATACCTCTCTTTGATGACAAGGCATCGTATAGTCAGCGGAGTGGATAAAGGCATTACCAGTCAGGAGGGACTGATTGCACAGGGTAGGGGCGAGGCTTTTGATTACCTTATCGGTGAGGAAACACTACCTTTTGCCCGTGCTGCCGAATATGCTGCCTCGGCCATGATACTTTTAGCCGGGAGGCGGATTATTTCAGTGAACGGCAATGCTGCAGCGCTGGTCCCTGCCGAACTGGTGCGACTATCAGAACTAACTGGCTCCCCCCTGGAAGTGAACCTGTTCTACAGGACCGAGGAGAGGGTATTGAAGATTATCAAGCACCTGCAGGCTCACGGAGCAGGACAGGTGCTGGGGGCCAATCCTGATGCTTCCATTCCCGGCCTGGCATCACAAAGGAGCAAAGTTTGCCACGACGGGATCTATTCGGCAGATGTAGTGTTCGTCCCGCTGGAAGATGGTGACCGGTGCGAGGCTTTGGTGAGAATGGGAAAACAGGTCATTGCCGTGGACCTGAACCCCCTGTCAAGAACAGCACAACAGGCCACGATATCTATTGTTGACAACGTTGTCAGGGCAGTACCAAACATGATTGAAATGGTCCGGGAATTGAAGGACATGGATACATGGTATCTGCAGGATATCGTACGGTATTTCAATAATAAAAAAGGGCTTGCTGATGCCATGGATTCAATTTCCAGGCATTTGAGCGGGATGCAGTAA
- the argC gene encoding N-acetyl-gamma-glutamyl-phosphate reductase has protein sequence MIRAGIMGASGYTGGELMRLLGSHPRAEVVCATSRRLDGKQVSQTHLHLKGFTDLKFQNLDAGDVAGQCDVVFTAVPHGSAMDIVPDLLESGTKVIDLSADYRLPASVFEQVYGLRHRAPLDAVFGLVELHPEVHDASFVANPGCYPTGATLAAAPMAAAGLIERVVFDSKSGISGAGVEPSPVSHYPNMAENIQAYKLTTHRHGAEMRQELGRLDSNIKVSFTPHVIPSVRGILTTAHLFLKTRTEAAQVADIYRQFYAGKPFVRLLDGIPMLGHVRGSNFCDIGFEMDADGQRLVVVSAIDNLVKGASGQAVQNMNLMFGLDETSGLWNPAIFP, from the coding sequence ATGATACGCGCAGGGATTATGGGTGCATCCGGCTATACTGGCGGCGAACTGATGCGCCTGCTGGGAAGTCACCCCCGGGCAGAAGTGGTATGTGCTACATCGCGCCGCCTTGACGGTAAACAGGTAAGCCAGACCCACCTCCACCTTAAGGGTTTTACAGACCTGAAGTTCCAGAACCTTGATGCTGGTGACGTTGCAGGTCAGTGCGATGTCGTGTTCACTGCAGTACCCCACGGCAGCGCCATGGATATTGTGCCGGACCTGTTGGAGTCAGGGACTAAAGTGATAGACCTCAGTGCAGATTACCGGCTGCCTGCCAGTGTTTTTGAGCAGGTGTACGGACTCAGGCACAGGGCACCGCTCGATGCTGTCTTCGGGCTGGTTGAACTCCATCCCGAGGTGCATGATGCCTCATTTGTAGCTAATCCAGGATGCTACCCGACCGGAGCCACGCTGGCAGCCGCACCAATGGCCGCGGCCGGATTGATAGAACGTGTGGTATTTGATTCCAAAAGCGGCATCTCAGGAGCTGGTGTAGAGCCAAGCCCTGTTTCACATTATCCTAACATGGCCGAGAACATACAGGCATATAAACTAACCACACACCGCCATGGTGCTGAAATGAGGCAGGAACTGGGGCGCCTTGACAGTAACATCAAGGTCAGTTTCACACCCCACGTCATCCCGTCTGTCAGGGGTATCCTGACCACTGCGCACCTGTTCCTGAAAACAAGGACCGAAGCTGCACAGGTGGCTGATATCTACCGTCAGTTCTATGCTGGCAAACCATTTGTCAGGCTCCTGGATGGCATTCCCATGCTGGGGCATGTTCGTGGTTCTAATTTCTGTGATATCGGATTTGAGATGGATGCTGACGGGCAGCGGCTGGTCGTGGTATCTGCCATCGACAACCTGGTTAAAGGGGCATCGGGGCAGGCAGTCCAGAACATGAACCTTATGTTCGGGCTTGATGAGACCTCAGGATTGTGGAATCCGGCAATTTTTCCGTAG